A stretch of Arctopsyche grandis isolate Sample6627 chromosome 9, ASM5162203v2, whole genome shotgun sequence DNA encodes these proteins:
- the LOC143916635 gene encoding kelch-like protein 41, translating to MFRVKRKSDFAAKRVAYLYDAMKQAKFRDTGFDVRDKMFYAHLIVLTACSEFFENKETDVVEDIMSHFDYEVIEAILKYCYTGQITIEDKHSEKIKDLAKRLGVKIPPQFKTVDISNCLKVLKHSGDSELIKKAMDLSLENFGTLYKTGDFLNLPTYTVTEILKSDDLIVPSEEDVFNAVKLWVNRDNANRKIKLAQLMRSVRLSLLSMKFLVDEVMTFCLSCADCMTTIRQAIIDKDDKSSIQRDTPRRKKQNIAVVGGLDFDKTSTIDIGIEEKLRKKSMEPEKIALVGRSTFGEANAIDIYDGTNNSWTLSKEIRINKCGFASVLVGDWILIIGGQNSSFKSLTSVEYIDLKSGQKHPLKPLNQDRVWFSAVTLRRDSSTDVYAIAGDNSDKSVERWNSKTGDWEIIAPLLMDAYLHSSSVIDGKIFVTGGRVRGSSTNKVQMYSVETNSWTYRAPMIQARQRHSSVAFKGKLYVAGGRGQKNDTDLNDMERLKLSYTRDRDFVFDSVEQYDHNANVWRVFTKLPRPQFEMTLCCFQNKLLSMGGWNCRDVWEYEETTKSWKALTQIIRNRNGAVAHVIPYYSII from the exons ATGTTCAGAGTGAAGCGGAAGTCCGATTTTGCTGCAAAACGTGTGGCATACTTGTATGATGCCATGAAACAAGCAAAGTTCCGCGACACCGGTTTTGATGTTCGAGACAAAAT GTTCTACGCGCACTTGATCGTGTTAACGGCGTGTAGCGAATTCTTCGAGAATAAAGAAACTGACGTGGTGGAAGACATCATGTCACATTTTGACTACGAAGTCATCGAAGCAATCCTGAAGTATTGTTACACTGGACAAATAA ctatagAAGATAAACACAGCGAAAAAATAAAGGACCTAGCCAAACGACTCGGAGTGAAGATTCCACCACAATTTAAAACAGTCGATATTTCCAACTGTCTGAAAGTTTTGAAACATTCGGGTGATTCcgaattaataaaaaaggcAATGGATTTGTCTCTGGAAAATTTTGGAACG CTGTACAAAACTGGAGATTTTCTCAATCTGCCAACCTACACCGTGACCGAAATCTTGAAATCGGACGATTTGATCGTGCCTTCCGAAGAAGACGTATTCAATGCTGTGAAATTGTGGGTAAATCGTGACAATGCAAATCGTAAAATTAAATTGGCACAGCTGATGAGATCCGTGAGGTTATCCTTGCTTTCGATGaag tttcTCGTCGATGAAGTAATGACGTTCTGTCTGTCTTGTGCTGACTGTATGACCACTATTAGACAAGCAATTATAGACAAGGATGATAAATCTTCCATCCAAAGAGACACCCCTCGTAGAAAGAAACAAAACATAGCAGTGGTTGGGGGATTGGATTTCGAT AAGACAAGTACCATCGATATAGGTATAGAAGAAAAACTCCGCAAAAAATCAATGGAGCCAGAAAAAATAGCACTGGTTGGGAGGAGTACTTTCGGT GAGGCAAATGCCATCGATATATATGATGGAACAAATAATAGTTGGACTCTATCCAAAGAGATTAGAATTAATAAATGTGGTTTTGCGTCTGTCCTCGTGGGAGATTGGATCTTAATCATCGGTGGACAGAATTCTTCATTTAAATCATTGACTTCG gtgGAATATATTGATTTGAAAAGCGGTCAGAAACATCCATTGAAACCGTTGAATCAAGATCGTGTTTGGTTCTCAGCAGTGACACTTCGTCGCGATTCTTCCACAGATGTCTACGCCATTGCTGGTGATAATTCTGATAAATCAGTGGAAAG GTGGAATAGCAAGACTGGGGACTGGGAGATCATCGCTCCATTGTTGATGGATGCTTATCTCCATAGTTCTTCTGTAATCGATGGCAAAATATTTGTAACAGGCGGGAGGGTACGTGGCTCTTCTACGAATAAAGTGCAGATGTATTCAGTGGAGACCAATTCTTGGACTTACCGCGCTCCGATGATTCAGGCAAGACAACGTCATTCg AGCGTCGCGTTCAAAGGGAAACTTTACGTCGCTGGGGGACGTGGCCAAAAAAATGATACTGATTTGAACGATATGGAGCGTTTGAAGCTTTCCTACACTAGGGACCGTGATTTTGTATTTGACAGTGTGGAGCAATACGATCACAATGCAAATGTGTGGAGAGTATTCACCAAACTACCAAGACCTCAATTTGAAATGACTCTTTGCTGTTTCCAAAACAAATTACTTAGCATGG
- the shd gene encoding cytochrome P450 family 24 subfamily A member shade isoform X2 yields the protein MLPCIAENFLFWVLGAFTFLAQTCNKLLLNIPLSVKGKRNDIWKIPGPVYLPFVGTRWIFFWRYKMTKVHEAYRDMLKRYGNIVREVSPTGSCTVSIAGKADIEQVLRYPSRFPYRPPSDILYEYRRQRPDRFSSAGMAHENGEVWYDLRSKLTPELTSRKTMLGFLPELNMITDDFMQLLKNNRNANGEVKEFDQYAKRYGLETCCTLVLGQRMTFMENQISDTARKLSKAMNQRMQSERDSLYKFNLKQYMKTPEYTKFLDEEDVLYGIISDIVEKARNTTEDVYSDVKCILMSIVEKEGVDEREKKSALIDFVAAGIATLSNSLMFLFYLLSNHPEVQEKLCEEINNIAPNCNNITATDLSKMVYTKACMLEAFRMIPVAFALGRVLEEDMVLSGYHVPAGTFVFCHTMVACQNEENFTDAKSFKPERWVNENKECQAAAACIFAPFGIGRRMCPGKRFIEQAMLVTIAKMIREFHIEHDGTMDIEFQFVLAPKTPVTFRLKERC from the exons ATGTTACCCTGCATTGCTGAAAACTTCCTGTTTTGGGTGCTTGGTGCTTTCACTTTCCTCGCACAGACTTGCAATAAACTATTACTAAACATTCCGCTCTCGGTGAAGGGGAAGCGAAATGACATTTGGAAGATACCTGGACCGGTGTACTTGCCTTTCGTCGGCACCAGATGGATCTTTTTCTGGAGATACAAGATGACGAAAGTCCACGAAGCGTACAgag aTATGTTGAAGAGGTACGGAAATATTGTGAGAGAAGTGTCTCCGACCGGGTCGTGCACCGTGAGCATAGCTGGCAAAGCAGACATAGAACAAGTGCTCCGCTATCCGAGTCGTTTCCCCTACAGACCGCCTTCTGATATACTTTACGAATACAGAAGACAGAGACCTGATAGGTTTTCAAGTGCTGGAATGGCTCACGA GAACGGAGAAGTTTGGTATGATCTTCGCAGCAAGTTGACTCCGGAGTTGACCAGTAGAAAGACCATGTTGGGATTTTTGCCCGAGCTGAATATGATAACGGACGACTTCATGCagcttttgaaaaataataggAATGCCAACGGAGAAGTTAAAGAGTTCGATCAGTATGCAAAGCGTTATGGATTGGaaa CTTGTTGTACACTCGTGCTCGGCCAAAGGATGACTTTTAtggaaaaccaaatatcggataCAGCTCGAAAACTGTCCAAGGCTATGAATCAAAGAATGCAATCGGAAAGGGatagtttatataaatttaatttgaagcaATATATGAAGACTCcggaatatacaaaatttttggatGAAGAAGACGTTCTTTACGG aatCATATCAGATATTGTCGAGAAGGCAAGAAACACAACGGAAGACGTCTATAGCGATGTAAAGTGCATACTGATGTCCATCGTCGAGAAAGAGGGCGTAGACGAACGGGAGAAGAAATCAGCTCTGATTGACTTTGTTGCCGCCGGAATAGCAACG ttGAGCAACAGCCTTATGTTCCTATTCTACTTACTCTCCAATCACCCTGAAGTACAAGAGAAGTTGTGCGAGGAGATAAACAACATTGCGCCGAACTGCAATAACATCACAGCGACAGATTTGTCCAAAATGGTTTACACGAAAGCCTGCATGTTGGAAGCGTTCCGAATGATACCGGTCGCGTTCGCACTCGGCAGAGTTCTCGAGGAAGACATGGTGCTCAGTGGATACCACGTACCTGCAGGG ACGTTCGTGTTCTGCCATACGATGGTGGCTTGCCAGAACGAGGAGAACTTCACTGATGCAAAATCGTTCAAACCTGAACGTTGGGTCAACGAGAACAAGGAGTGCCAGGCGGCTGCCGCTTGTATATTTGCACCGTTCGGTATCGGCAGACGTATGTGTCCCGGAAAGAGGTTCATCGAACAGGCCATGTTGGTCACCATTGCGAAG ATGATACGAGAGTTTCACATTGAGCATGATGGCACCATGGATATTGAATTTCAGTTTGTGTTAGCGCCGAAGACACCCGTGACATTTAGGCTTAAAGAACGTTGTTAG
- the shd gene encoding cytochrome P450 family 24 subfamily A member shade isoform X1: MAVERRWTEMLPCIAENFLFWVLGAFTFLAQTCNKLLLNIPLSVKGKRNDIWKIPGPVYLPFVGTRWIFFWRYKMTKVHEAYRDMLKRYGNIVREVSPTGSCTVSIAGKADIEQVLRYPSRFPYRPPSDILYEYRRQRPDRFSSAGMAHENGEVWYDLRSKLTPELTSRKTMLGFLPELNMITDDFMQLLKNNRNANGEVKEFDQYAKRYGLETCCTLVLGQRMTFMENQISDTARKLSKAMNQRMQSERDSLYKFNLKQYMKTPEYTKFLDEEDVLYGIISDIVEKARNTTEDVYSDVKCILMSIVEKEGVDEREKKSALIDFVAAGIATLSNSLMFLFYLLSNHPEVQEKLCEEINNIAPNCNNITATDLSKMVYTKACMLEAFRMIPVAFALGRVLEEDMVLSGYHVPAGTFVFCHTMVACQNEENFTDAKSFKPERWVNENKECQAAAACIFAPFGIGRRMCPGKRFIEQAMLVTIAKMIREFHIEHDGTMDIEFQFVLAPKTPVTFRLKERC; this comes from the exons gCTGTTGAAAGGCGCTGGACCGAGATGTTACCCTGCATTGCTGAAAACTTCCTGTTTTGGGTGCTTGGTGCTTTCACTTTCCTCGCACAGACTTGCAATAAACTATTACTAAACATTCCGCTCTCGGTGAAGGGGAAGCGAAATGACATTTGGAAGATACCTGGACCGGTGTACTTGCCTTTCGTCGGCACCAGATGGATCTTTTTCTGGAGATACAAGATGACGAAAGTCCACGAAGCGTACAgag aTATGTTGAAGAGGTACGGAAATATTGTGAGAGAAGTGTCTCCGACCGGGTCGTGCACCGTGAGCATAGCTGGCAAAGCAGACATAGAACAAGTGCTCCGCTATCCGAGTCGTTTCCCCTACAGACCGCCTTCTGATATACTTTACGAATACAGAAGACAGAGACCTGATAGGTTTTCAAGTGCTGGAATGGCTCACGA GAACGGAGAAGTTTGGTATGATCTTCGCAGCAAGTTGACTCCGGAGTTGACCAGTAGAAAGACCATGTTGGGATTTTTGCCCGAGCTGAATATGATAACGGACGACTTCATGCagcttttgaaaaataataggAATGCCAACGGAGAAGTTAAAGAGTTCGATCAGTATGCAAAGCGTTATGGATTGGaaa CTTGTTGTACACTCGTGCTCGGCCAAAGGATGACTTTTAtggaaaaccaaatatcggataCAGCTCGAAAACTGTCCAAGGCTATGAATCAAAGAATGCAATCGGAAAGGGatagtttatataaatttaatttgaagcaATATATGAAGACTCcggaatatacaaaatttttggatGAAGAAGACGTTCTTTACGG aatCATATCAGATATTGTCGAGAAGGCAAGAAACACAACGGAAGACGTCTATAGCGATGTAAAGTGCATACTGATGTCCATCGTCGAGAAAGAGGGCGTAGACGAACGGGAGAAGAAATCAGCTCTGATTGACTTTGTTGCCGCCGGAATAGCAACG ttGAGCAACAGCCTTATGTTCCTATTCTACTTACTCTCCAATCACCCTGAAGTACAAGAGAAGTTGTGCGAGGAGATAAACAACATTGCGCCGAACTGCAATAACATCACAGCGACAGATTTGTCCAAAATGGTTTACACGAAAGCCTGCATGTTGGAAGCGTTCCGAATGATACCGGTCGCGTTCGCACTCGGCAGAGTTCTCGAGGAAGACATGGTGCTCAGTGGATACCACGTACCTGCAGGG ACGTTCGTGTTCTGCCATACGATGGTGGCTTGCCAGAACGAGGAGAACTTCACTGATGCAAAATCGTTCAAACCTGAACGTTGGGTCAACGAGAACAAGGAGTGCCAGGCGGCTGCCGCTTGTATATTTGCACCGTTCGGTATCGGCAGACGTATGTGTCCCGGAAAGAGGTTCATCGAACAGGCCATGTTGGTCACCATTGCGAAG ATGATACGAGAGTTTCACATTGAGCATGATGGCACCATGGATATTGAATTTCAGTTTGTGTTAGCGCCGAAGACACCCGTGACATTTAGGCTTAAAGAACGTTGTTAG